The proteins below come from a single Dehalococcoidia bacterium genomic window:
- the argJ gene encoding bifunctional glutamate N-acetyltransferase/amino-acid acetyltransferase ArgJ — translation MKIIRNGTITSPQGFLAGAAAAGIKYEGRLDLGILYSERPCAVAGRFTKNRIKAAPVQWCQDRVASGKAQAVIVNAGCANACTGAQGMKDARAMAQAAAMKLDIPDDSVLVASTGVIGVKLPVDKIEAGAMQMKLSAKGGHELAHAIMTTDTRPKEIAVACEEYGFTVAGIAKGAGMIHPDMATMLSFLTTDAKIDARLLDSFLGEAVDASLNMITVDGDTSTNDTALILANGAGGAVKAGTKAEKAFAEALSKVCIYLARSIATDGEGATRLIEVTVDGAKSLADARIAARTIVGSPLVKSAVHGCDPNWGRIIAALGRSGAGFNPKKVDLYLANMQLMSAGEPVPFNKKTVSAAMGKDEVKVRVALNGGKHSATAWGCDLTAEYVAINSEYTT, via the coding sequence GTGAAAATCATACGTAACGGTACGATAACCTCGCCGCAGGGGTTCCTGGCCGGGGCGGCCGCTGCCGGGATAAAATACGAAGGCAGGCTGGACCTCGGCATTTTGTATTCCGAGAGGCCATGCGCCGTCGCCGGGCGTTTTACAAAGAATCGAATTAAAGCTGCTCCCGTCCAATGGTGCCAGGATCGCGTCGCGTCGGGTAAAGCTCAGGCGGTCATCGTCAACGCCGGCTGCGCCAACGCATGCACCGGGGCGCAGGGCATGAAGGATGCCAGAGCTATGGCGCAGGCCGCGGCGATGAAGCTCGATATCCCGGACGACTCCGTGCTGGTGGCCAGCACCGGCGTCATCGGTGTTAAGCTACCCGTCGATAAGATCGAGGCGGGCGCTATGCAGATGAAGCTGTCCGCGAAGGGCGGGCACGAGTTGGCTCACGCCATCATGACCACGGATACACGTCCCAAGGAGATCGCCGTTGCCTGCGAGGAATACGGTTTCACCGTCGCCGGAATTGCCAAGGGCGCGGGCATGATACATCCGGACATGGCCACCATGCTGTCATTTTTAACGACAGATGCCAAGATCGACGCTCGCTTGCTGGATAGCTTTTTAGGAGAAGCGGTCGACGCTTCCCTCAACATGATTACGGTCGATGGCGATACCAGCACCAACGATACGGCGCTGATCCTGGCCAACGGCGCCGGTGGCGCGGTCAAGGCCGGGACTAAGGCGGAGAAGGCGTTCGCTGAAGCACTGTCGAAAGTTTGTATTTACCTGGCGCGCAGCATCGCCACCGACGGCGAGGGAGCGACTCGCCTTATCGAGGTAACGGTCGATGGCGCTAAGTCGTTGGCCGATGCACGAATCGCCGCGCGCACCATCGTCGGCTCACCTCTCGTTAAGTCCGCCGTTCACGGCTGCGATCCGAACTGGGGGCGCATCATCGCGGCGCTGGGGAGGAGCGGGGCCGGGTTCAACCCTAAAAAAGTCGACCTCTACTTGGCCAACATGCAACTCATGTCTGCCGGCGAGCCCGTGCCGTTCAATAAAAAGACAGTGAGTGCGGCTATGGGCAAGGATGAGGTCAAGGTGCGCGTGGCGCTCAACGGGGGGAAGCACTCAGCTACGGCGTGGGGGTGCGACCTGACGGCGGAATATGTAGCGATAAACAGCGAGTATACGACTTAA